The following coding sequences lie in one Homalodisca vitripennis isolate AUS2020 chromosome X, UT_GWSS_2.1, whole genome shotgun sequence genomic window:
- the LOC124369493 gene encoding uncharacterized protein LOC124369493, translating to MLKTCVQLVGLLTVFVSSQKLFTGHCPPVIAMEGFNRDRYMGIWYQQAAFKPFMKDEVSCTHFRYTPVAGGGFQVEGRKMARMTNGPVSVYGVAQPVNSSSKTSGKYVVTLFGELVNEVSSYTVLHTDYSEISVVWSCDPRYRLWNLQNVQVLTRQRTMNTTQLLASALRALLPKHLDMLFDNLSPVDQTQCEEILSM from the coding sequence ATGTTAAAGACATGTGTTCAGTTGGTTGGATTGCTAACAGTGTTTGTTAGTTCTCAAAAATTGTTCACCGGACACTGTCCACCAGTGATAGCCATGGAAGGTTTTAATCGTGACCGTTACATGGGAATCTGGTACCAACAAGCAGCCTTCAAGCCCTTCATGAAGGACGAAGTGAGCTGCACCCACTTCAGGTACACTCCAGTGGCTGGAGGAGGTTTCCAAGTGGAGGGACGGAAGATGGCTAGGATGACCAACGGACCTGTGTCCGTATACGGAGTGGCACAACCAGTGAATTCCAGCAGTAAAACTTCAGGTAAATATGTGGTGACTCTTTTTGGAGAGCTAGTGAATGAAGTCAGTTCCTATACTGTACTTCACACAGACTACAGTGAGATATCTGTGGTGTGGAGTTGTGATCCACGATACAGGCTATGGAATCTACAGAACGTACAAGTGTTAACTAGGCAAAGGACGATGAACACCACTCAACTTCTGGCCTCTGCTCTTAGGGCTTTGCTCCCCAAACACCTTGACATGCTTTTTGATAATCTTAGTCCAGTTGACCAGACTCAGTGTGAAGAAATCTTATCGATGTAA
- the LOC124368537 gene encoding uncharacterized protein LOC124368537, protein MSYLTFILFLSSSVFLSLCSGQNQPKIDIQNEMVTCVITIINDYAIRRTVVFYTEEENSSVLWVSLLTVMKKPFMVVSQALQLHDTDKFLIVLFPRPGTRYNHLLQKLRKDTLFIIVGTRGLERFQMINLLSQFHNMRMIYDILLLPSEDRINIFTSFPYSDNHCGEAGPPTKIDSYVHGKFSKRVNLFHTKKYWNMHGCTLTCLGNRQPPDAILAKSKNGEIVFQRLAKELMNILSEKLNFSPKIVLPLNNNSSLERSWFFYNDTIDHIIEYLGNEQVDFAMGVFSRLAFTNDSAITFGKETRFECYTWAVPIRAGKKRSVIMNYLDEFSLSFWMLFLISFNVAVFIIISITTILDQNIALQSPLNAFQYTFATILNQPFPVKPKPWSLRIFIAHWLVYILVITTAYQASLWSFMTIPWQVHNIHSLQDLLDSSLEIGGAQQMHNILKAIQSNNENVKEMIKKFTVLPTSEFNDIIQRIESKRDFAVFGEKRHLSSYSKNIDKIFDKHRVYFVEGCLMQSLATPLLFPSGSPLYEPINTMLIRLIQNGLVQKFGSISDDQNPKETVYQNGEISQHTDRMNLSQFRGVFIILLFGYGISFVAFVCELIVANMSKSQRKVNVIIGPKLYYRDD, encoded by the coding sequence ATGTCTTACCTCACATTCATTCTGTTTCTCAGTTCAAGTGTATTTCTAAGTCTTTGCAGTGGACAAAATCAGCCCAAAATTGACATTCAAAATGAGATGGTTACTTGTGTAATAACTATCATTAACGATTATGCAATCCGTAGGACTGTGGTTTTCTACACCGAAGAAGAAAACAGCAGTGTTCTGTGGGTCAGTTTATTAACAGTGATGAAGAAGCCATTCATGGTAGTGTCTCAGGCCCTACAGTTACATGATAcagataaatttttaatagtactATTCCCCAGGCCAGGTACCAGGTACAATCATCTTCTTCAGAAACTCAGAAAAGACACTCTCTTTATTATTGTAGGCACAAGAGGGTTAGAGAGATTTCAAATGATAAACCTATTGAGTCAGTTTCACAACATGAGAATGATCTACGACATTTTATTACTACCTAGTGAAGACAGAATAAACATTTTCACCTCGTTTCCTTACAGTGATAACCATTGTGGAGAGGCTGGTCCTCCAACCAAGATTGATTCTTATGTTCATGGAAAATTTTCTAAGAGAGTGAATTTATTCCATACAAAAAAGTATTGGAATATGCATGGCTGTACATTGACTTGCTTAGGGAATAGACAACCTCCAGATGCTATTTTAGCCAAAAGTAAGAACGGAGAGATagtttttcaaagacttgctaagGAACTGATGAATATTTTAAGTGAGAAGTTAAACTTCAGTCCAAAAATAGTATTACCATTGAATAATAATTCATCATTAGAGCGaagttggtttttttataatgacACAATAGATCACATTATTGAATACCTTGGTAATGAGCAAGTGGATTTTGCAATGGGTGTATTTTCTCGACTGGCTTTCACCAATGATTCTGCAATAACTTTTGGTAAAGAAACTCGTTTTGAATGTTACACATGGGCAGTGCCAATAAGAGCAGGGAAAAAACGTTCAGTCATAATGAACTATCTTGATGAATTTTCCTTAAGTTTTTGgatgttatttcttatttcttttaatGTTGCAGTGTTCATTATTATAAGCATTACAACAATTCTTGACCAAAATATTGCTCTCCAATCTCCTTTAAATGCTTTTCAATACACCTTTGCAACCATCCTGAATCAGCCATTTCCAGTTAAACCTAAACCTTGGTCACTAAGAATCTTCATTGCACACTGGCTTGTATATATATTAGTGATAACAACAGCTTATCAAGCATCTCTCTGGAGTTTCATGACTATTCCTTGGCAGGTCCATAACATTCATTCTCTTCAGGATCTTCTGGATTCATCTTTAGAAATTGGAGGAGCCCAACAAATGCATAACATCTTAAAAGCAATTCAGAGTAACAATGAAAATGTCAAAGAGATgattaaaaaattcacagttcttCCAACCTCTGAATTTAATGATATAATACAAAGAATTGAGTCTAAACGTGACTTTGCAGTGTTCGGAGAGAAAAGACATCTAAGTTCATATTCTAAAAACATTGACAAGATCTTTGATAAGCACAGAGTTTACTTTGTTGAAGGATGTTTGATGCAGTCTTTAGCGACACCATTGCTGTTTCCCAGTGGGTCTCCTCTGTATGAACCCATCAACACCATGCTGATTCGCCTCATCCAGAATGGTCTGGTCCAGAAGTTTGGATCCATTTCTGATGACCAAAATCCAAAAGAGACAGTTTACCAAAATGGAGAGATATCCCAACATACTGACAGAATGAATCTGAGCCAATTTCGAGGAGTTTTTATTATTCTGCTATTTGGCTATGGAATATCCTTTGTTGCATTCGTTTGTGAGCTAATTGTTGCCAACATGTCAAAGAGCCAGCGTAAGGTAAATGTAATTATAGGCCCTAAATTATACTATCGTGACGATTAA